From Pyramidobacter piscolens W5455, the proteins below share one genomic window:
- a CDS encoding CaiB/BaiF CoA transferase family protein, with translation MAQHREGILQGIRVIDFTDFLAGPYIGMYFADMGADVIKFENLKSHGNFVRNARPLEPKTGLSMYFQNLNRNKRGVALDLKQDEGKKLFAELVKSADVLIENNRPGVMKRLGFGWEECKALNPRLIYASISGFGQTGPNSYKPGYDLIAQAMGGSMSITGWPGMEPTRAGMAIGDLFAGLNVGVAVCASLYEREKTGLGNHIDVALVDSIVSGMEAKLMQYVYTGESPVMTGNKYISSAPYDSFKAKDAWFVIASGTDKHFEVLSAAMGMPELARDPLYCDTELRKKNADALKSVIENWAADKTVAEVIAIIDKAGIPAAPIYDCEALCKDDSIIKDREMLVTVPSPKNHKEVAELTVIGNPIKMSETPVKYKKAAPDLGEDNDEIFRELGFSDEQLGAFKAAGVMN, from the coding sequence ATGGCACAGCACAGAGAGGGGATTCTTCAGGGAATCCGCGTCATCGACTTTACGGATTTCCTGGCCGGTCCTTATATCGGCATGTACTTCGCGGATATGGGCGCGGACGTCATCAAATTCGAAAACCTGAAAAGTCATGGCAACTTCGTCCGCAACGCAAGACCCCTTGAGCCGAAAACCGGCCTGAGCATGTACTTCCAGAACCTCAACCGCAACAAGCGCGGCGTGGCTCTCGATCTCAAGCAGGACGAGGGCAAGAAGCTCTTTGCCGAGCTGGTCAAATCCGCCGACGTCCTCATCGAGAACAACCGTCCCGGCGTGATGAAGCGTCTTGGCTTCGGCTGGGAAGAGTGCAAAGCGCTGAATCCCCGCCTCATTTACGCTTCGATCTCCGGCTTCGGGCAGACCGGGCCCAATTCCTACAAGCCCGGCTACGATCTGATCGCCCAGGCGATGGGCGGCAGCATGAGCATCACCGGCTGGCCCGGCATGGAACCCACCCGCGCCGGCATGGCCATCGGCGATCTGTTCGCCGGATTGAACGTCGGCGTCGCCGTTTGCGCTTCGCTCTACGAGCGCGAGAAGACCGGACTGGGCAACCACATCGACGTCGCCCTCGTCGACTCCATCGTTTCCGGCATGGAGGCCAAGCTGATGCAGTACGTCTACACCGGCGAGTCGCCCGTGATGACCGGCAACAAGTACATCTCCAGCGCGCCCTACGACTCGTTCAAGGCAAAGGACGCCTGGTTCGTCATCGCCTCCGGCACCGACAAGCATTTCGAAGTACTCTCCGCCGCCATGGGCATGCCCGAGCTGGCTCGGGATCCGCTGTACTGCGACACCGAACTTCGCAAGAAGAACGCCGACGCGCTCAAATCGGTCATCGAAAACTGGGCCGCCGACAAGACCGTCGCCGAAGTCATTGCCATCATCGACAAAGCCGGCATCCCCGCCGCTCCGATCTACGACTGCGAAGCGCTCTGCAAGGACGACAGCATCATCAAGGACCGCGAGATGCTCGTCACGGTGCCTTCGCCCAAGAACCACAAGGAAGTCGCCGAGCTGACCGTCATCGGCAACCCGATCAAGATGTCCGAAACGCCGGTGAAATACAAGAAGGCCGCACCCGACCTTGGCGAGGACAACGACGAGATCTTCAGGGAACTCGGCTTCAGCGACGAGCAGCTGGGCGCCTTCAAGGCCGCGGGCGTCATGAACTGA
- a CDS encoding acyl-CoA dehydratase activase, translated as MKLVLGIDIGSTAVKGVLYGGEALEWGLAPTGWSPRDAGQSMIAELLRRHELSEKDLAALISTGYGRRTLTAATKQVTEITCHARGAHELCPQARTVLDIGGQDSKVIRLDEHGGVVDFAMNDKCAAGTGRFFQVLSHALDYDVESFGAIPADGPIEPLSSMCTVFAESEVIGNLARGVPRENIVRGLLKSIASRSAGMLAKVGMKPPLFFSGGLSRSPSLRAFLERELDCPVQVHEKSQFAGALGAALIGWGAIE; from the coding sequence ATGAAGCTCGTGCTGGGAATCGACATCGGCTCCACCGCCGTCAAGGGAGTCCTTTACGGCGGCGAGGCGCTGGAGTGGGGGCTCGCGCCGACGGGCTGGAGTCCGCGCGACGCAGGCCAGTCCATGATCGCGGAGCTGCTGCGGCGGCACGAACTGAGCGAAAAGGATCTGGCCGCGCTGATCTCGACGGGGTACGGGCGCCGCACGCTGACGGCCGCCACAAAGCAGGTCACCGAGATCACCTGCCACGCCCGCGGCGCGCATGAACTCTGTCCGCAGGCGCGCACGGTGCTCGATATCGGCGGGCAGGACAGCAAAGTGATCCGGCTTGACGAGCATGGCGGCGTGGTGGATTTTGCCATGAACGACAAGTGCGCCGCCGGCACGGGGCGCTTTTTTCAGGTGCTCAGCCACGCGCTGGACTACGACGTCGAGAGCTTCGGCGCCATTCCGGCCGACGGCCCGATCGAGCCGCTGTCGAGCATGTGCACCGTCTTCGCCGAGAGCGAAGTGATCGGCAACCTCGCCCGCGGCGTGCCGCGCGAGAACATCGTGCGCGGCCTGCTCAAGAGCATCGCCTCGCGTTCGGCGGGGATGCTCGCCAAGGTAGGGATGAAGCCGCCGCTGTTTTTTTCCGGCGGTTTGTCGCGCAGCCCGTCGCTGCGGGCGTTTTTGGAAAGAGAGCTGGACTGCCCCGTGCAGGTCCACGAAAAATCGCAATTCGCCGGCGCGCTCGGCGCCGCGCTGATTGGCTGGGGGGCCATCGAATGA
- a CDS encoding double-cubane-cluster-containing anaerobic reductase: MRTIEEIVEGMREHAKDGPVLIKELSEQGVPIVGTYCTFVPWEIIHAAGAVSASLCSRSQKPIAAAEERLPRNLCPLIKASYGHAMTDTCPYFHFCGLVVAESTCDGKKKMFELLNDIRPVYTIQLPQRGDRPEDLQIMKNEFALFKEEMERFTGHKITDDDLRAAIRLRNRERTALRGLWSLAELENPPLTGHEIWEFGEYMSFHFDKEAAIAWLDRQVADLRAAVEAGENRGLGKKPRVMVTGCPISGATKVIDAVEAAGGLVACYENCGGEKELRYLVDENKEPLEALAEKYLGIGCSVMSPNEARLNAIRYLSDLYRVDGVLDMTLTSCHTYAVETYRVREFVHGLGSNYLAVETDFSENDKEQLATRIGAFIEML; encoded by the coding sequence ATGAGAACGATCGAAGAGATTGTCGAGGGGATGAGGGAGCACGCCAAGGACGGTCCGGTGCTTATCAAGGAACTGAGCGAACAGGGCGTGCCCATCGTCGGCACGTACTGCACGTTCGTGCCGTGGGAGATCATCCACGCCGCCGGCGCCGTGTCGGCTTCGCTGTGTTCGCGCAGCCAGAAGCCCATTGCCGCCGCCGAGGAGCGCCTGCCGCGCAACCTTTGCCCGCTGATCAAGGCCAGTTACGGCCACGCCATGACCGACACCTGCCCGTACTTCCATTTCTGCGGGCTCGTCGTTGCCGAATCGACCTGCGACGGCAAGAAGAAGATGTTCGAGCTGCTCAACGACATCAGGCCGGTTTACACGATCCAGCTGCCGCAGCGCGGCGACCGTCCCGAGGATCTGCAGATCATGAAAAACGAATTCGCGCTCTTCAAAGAGGAAATGGAGCGCTTCACCGGCCATAAGATCACCGACGACGACCTGCGCGCCGCCATCCGCCTGCGCAACCGCGAGCGTACGGCCCTGCGCGGGCTGTGGTCGCTGGCCGAGCTGGAAAATCCGCCGCTGACCGGGCACGAGATCTGGGAGTTCGGCGAGTACATGAGCTTCCATTTCGACAAGGAAGCCGCCATCGCCTGGCTCGATCGGCAGGTCGCCGACCTGCGCGCCGCCGTCGAGGCGGGCGAGAACCGCGGCCTCGGCAAGAAACCGCGCGTGATGGTCACCGGATGCCCGATCAGCGGCGCCACGAAGGTGATCGACGCCGTCGAAGCGGCCGGCGGACTGGTGGCCTGCTACGAGAACTGCGGCGGCGAAAAGGAACTGCGCTATCTCGTCGATGAAAACAAGGAGCCGCTCGAGGCGTTAGCCGAAAAATATCTCGGCATCGGCTGCTCGGTCATGAGCCCCAACGAGGCGAGACTGAACGCGATCCGCTATCTGAGCGACCTGTACCGTGTCGATGGCGTGCTCGACATGACGCTGACGTCGTGCCACACCTACGCCGTCGAGACGTACCGCGTGCGCGAGTTCGTGCACGGCCTCGGCAGCAACTATCTGGCAGTGGAGACCGACTTCTCCGAGAACGACAAGGAGCAGCTGGCCACGCGCATCGGCGCGTTCATCGAGATGCTGTGA
- a CDS encoding autotransporter outer membrane beta-barrel domain-containing protein translates to MKKSSSPGNRLARFLLAAVLAPLLLALPAAARPEAEAGTQKRSAALLAAEGLWSVRHRSQTGSAWLRAWFHGGSLDSRPGMPDITLRGSGIVAGFDRRIGRGTDAGLAFAAARMKMRGRGALNGTDSDSASLGASLYAVRHAGTSTILADAGLDWQSADVTAAAAGRIFRVDDAKSRMFRGGVQIFWNLPRRGALSVSPFAGLRWRRLEQKEFAAGGLLFEIDDAAQWTIPVGLRFEWRCPPTRHGWCFQPSLSVAYERVTGDRGLTIRQRLPSGRELAHYDTSPLDRALFRLTAGLEARRRNLSVALGLGGRIGRHQRSLSGSFAPRWDM, encoded by the coding sequence ATGAAAAAAAGTTCTTCACCGGGGAATCGTCTGGCGCGCTTTCTACTGGCGGCCGTTCTCGCGCCGCTGCTTTTGGCGCTGCCGGCGGCCGCCCGTCCGGAGGCGGAGGCCGGAACGCAGAAGCGGAGCGCGGCGCTTTTGGCCGCAGAGGGATTGTGGAGCGTCCGCCACCGTTCGCAGACGGGCAGCGCCTGGCTGCGCGCGTGGTTTCACGGCGGCAGCCTCGACAGCCGTCCGGGAATGCCGGACATCACGCTGCGCGGTTCCGGCATCGTGGCCGGTTTCGACCGGCGCATCGGGCGGGGGACGGACGCCGGGCTCGCTTTTGCGGCCGCGCGCATGAAGATGCGCGGGCGCGGCGCGCTGAACGGCACCGACAGCGACAGCGCCAGCCTGGGCGCATCGCTGTACGCCGTGCGCCACGCCGGGACGTCCACCATCCTTGCCGACGCCGGGCTCGACTGGCAGAGCGCCGACGTGACGGCCGCGGCGGCGGGACGGATCTTTCGCGTCGACGATGCGAAGAGCAGGATGTTCCGGGGCGGCGTGCAGATCTTCTGGAACCTGCCGCGCCGCGGCGCGCTCTCGGTCAGCCCCTTCGCGGGGCTGCGCTGGCGCCGTCTGGAACAGAAAGAATTCGCCGCCGGAGGGCTTCTGTTCGAAATCGACGACGCCGCGCAGTGGACGATTCCCGTCGGCCTCCGCTTTGAATGGCGCTGTCCGCCCACGCGCCATGGCTGGTGCTTTCAGCCTTCGCTCAGCGTCGCGTACGAGCGCGTCACGGGCGACCGCGGGCTGACCATCCGCCAGCGCCTTCCTTCCGGCCGCGAGTTGGCCCATTACGACACGAGCCCGCTCGACCGCGCCCTGTTTCGCCTTACGGCCGGGCTGGAAGCGAGGCGCCGCAACCTTTCCGTTGCACTCGGCCTGGGCGGCAGGATCGGGCGGCATCAGCGCAGTCTGAGCGGATCGTTCGCCCCGCGCTGGGATATGTGA
- a CDS encoding DUF488 domain-containing protein, translating into MLHALKTKRVYLPAEAGDGFRALVDRLWPRGLSREKAALDLWNKAVAPSAALRTWFAHDPARFAAFRSDYLAELAGNPAAAAFAELCRERLKEGDVTLLFGAKDPDHNQAVVLKEWLLSELGAER; encoded by the coding sequence ATGCTTCATGCGTTGAAAACAAAGCGGGTGTATCTTCCGGCAGAGGCGGGCGACGGCTTCCGCGCGCTCGTGGACCGGCTGTGGCCGCGCGGCCTTTCCAGAGAAAAGGCCGCCCTCGATCTGTGGAACAAGGCGGTGGCGCCCAGCGCGGCGCTGCGGACGTGGTTCGCCCACGATCCGGCGCGCTTCGCCGCGTTCCGCTCCGACTATCTGGCCGAACTGGCGGGCAACCCGGCCGCGGCGGCATTCGCGGAACTCTGCCGCGAGCGCCTGAAGGAAGGGGACGTGACGCTGCTGTTCGGCGCCAAAGACCCCGACCACAATCAGGCGGTCGTGCTCAAAGAATGGCTGCTGTCGGAGCTCGGCGCGGAGCGCTGA
- a CDS encoding NUDIX hydrolase, whose translation MKITTLCYMERGGRWLMLHRTVKENDENRDKWIGVGGKLEEGESPEDCLRREVREETGYELTEFRFRGLVTFVSDRWGTEYMCLYTASGFGGTPHACGEGALEWIPKDEIESLNLWEGDKIFLRLLAEEAPFFSLKLRYEGERLAEWALNGTPRPLPELPRERNHG comes from the coding sequence ATGAAGATCACCACGCTCTGCTACATGGAACGCGGCGGCCGCTGGCTGATGCTGCACCGGACCGTCAAGGAGAACGACGAGAACCGCGACAAGTGGATCGGCGTCGGCGGCAAGCTGGAAGAAGGGGAGAGCCCGGAAGACTGCCTGCGCCGCGAGGTGCGCGAAGAGACCGGCTACGAGCTGACGGAGTTCCGCTTTCGCGGGCTGGTCACGTTCGTGTCCGACCGCTGGGGCACGGAGTACATGTGCCTTTATACCGCCTCCGGCTTTGGAGGAACGCCTCATGCCTGCGGCGAGGGCGCGCTCGAATGGATCCCGAAGGACGAGATCGAATCGCTCAACCTCTGGGAAGGCGACAAAATATTTTTGCGCTTGCTCGCCGAGGAGGCGCCGTTTTTCTCGCTCAAGCTGCGTTACGAAGGCGAGCGTCTGGCCGAGTGGGCGCTGAACGGAACGCCGCGGCCGCTTCCGGAGCTCCCAAGGGAGAGAAACCATGGATAA
- a CDS encoding HAD family hydrolase, producing MDKKFAIFDMDGTLVDSMGYWQRMEREYLARRGAAPGAELEALIARLKPMTLRDAARAFIAELGFSGTPESIVAEMNDVMRRHYERDVPLKPGVKEYLRGLVRRGAALCTASATSVPLVKLCLRRLGVDREFRFMLSCEEVGASKNRPDVYFEAARRLGSAPAETAVFEDSLSALTTAKNAGFYAVAVYDAASSADWPALRALADECVADWTKAGAGQPGSDSI from the coding sequence ATGGATAAAAAATTCGCCATCTTCGACATGGACGGCACGCTCGTCGACTCCATGGGCTATTGGCAGCGCATGGAGCGCGAGTATCTGGCCCGCCGCGGCGCGGCGCCGGGGGCGGAGCTCGAGGCGCTGATCGCCCGTCTCAAGCCGATGACGCTGCGCGACGCGGCGCGGGCCTTTATCGCCGAGCTGGGATTTTCCGGCACGCCCGAGAGCATCGTCGCCGAGATGAACGACGTGATGCGCCGCCATTACGAGCGCGACGTGCCGCTCAAGCCCGGCGTGAAGGAGTACCTTCGGGGGCTCGTCCGCCGCGGCGCGGCGCTTTGCACCGCTTCGGCCACCAGCGTGCCGCTCGTGAAATTGTGCCTGCGCCGCCTCGGCGTCGACCGCGAGTTCCGTTTCATGCTCAGCTGCGAAGAAGTCGGCGCCAGCAAAAACCGTCCCGACGTGTACTTCGAGGCGGCCCGCCGCCTCGGTTCCGCTCCGGCGGAAACGGCCGTGTTCGAGGACTCGCTTTCCGCGCTGACGACGGCGAAGAACGCCGGCTTTTACGCCGTCGCCGTCTACGACGCCGCCAGCTCGGCCGACTGGCCGGCGCTGCGGGCTTTGGCCGACGAGTGCGTCGCCGATTGGACAAAAGCGGGCGCCGGGCAGCCCGGTTCCGATTCCATATGA
- a CDS encoding Dps family protein produces MNKNLVNKVNGYIANIGVSFVKMHNLHWNVVGSQFKAVHEYLESVYDDYADILDEAAELLRMNGELPAASLKQYLELASVKEIESGEIPIGDALGILLADMKLLRDQAADIRKAADAEDAFDAANMMEDHIKEFSKKIWFVESMTK; encoded by the coding sequence ATGAACAAAAATCTCGTCAACAAGGTCAACGGTTACATCGCGAACATCGGCGTGTCGTTTGTCAAGATGCACAATCTGCATTGGAACGTCGTCGGTTCTCAGTTCAAGGCCGTCCACGAGTATCTCGAGTCCGTCTACGACGATTACGCCGACATTCTCGACGAAGCGGCGGAACTGCTGCGCATGAACGGCGAGCTGCCCGCGGCGAGCTTGAAGCAGTATCTCGAACTGGCCAGCGTCAAGGAAATCGAGTCCGGGGAGATCCCGATCGGCGACGCGCTCGGCATTCTCCTCGCCGACATGAAGCTCCTCAGGGACCAGGCCGCGGACATCCGCAAGGCGGCCGACGCGGAAGACGCTTTTGACGCCGCGAATATGATGGAAGACCACATCAAAGAGTTCAGCAAAAAGATCTGGTTCGTCGAGTCGATGACGAAGTAG
- a CDS encoding Fur family transcriptional regulator: MPGEKKTRHSQQRDMIYDYLRSTHEHPSAETIYTELKAKMPNLSLGTVYRNLKLLEESGKIRRISALQNAERYDCICCDHAHFVCTKCGKVRDLEPIDAREAAGAFTLEDGDVPENVSLTISGVCAECRKNALDQKGKG, translated from the coding sequence ATGCCCGGGGAGAAAAAAACGCGCCATTCGCAGCAGCGGGACATGATCTACGACTATCTGCGGTCCACCCACGAGCATCCTTCGGCGGAGACCATCTACACGGAGCTCAAGGCGAAAATGCCCAATCTCAGCCTCGGCACCGTCTACCGCAATCTCAAACTGCTCGAGGAAAGCGGGAAGATCCGCCGGATCTCCGCGCTGCAGAACGCCGAACGCTACGACTGCATCTGCTGCGATCACGCCCATTTCGTCTGCACCAAATGCGGCAAAGTCAGGGATCTCGAGCCGATCGACGCCCGCGAGGCCGCCGGCGCGTTCACACTGGAAGACGGCGACGTGCCCGAGAACGTCTCGTTGACGATCAGCGGCGTCTGCGCTGAATGCCGAAAAAACGCTTTGGATCAAAAAGGCAAGGGATGA
- a CDS encoding type II toxin-antitoxin system Phd/YefM family antitoxin, with protein MVYTADVLNSLVPITQFNRGQASRIFDRLHTENRLIVLKNNQPAAVILSPAEFGRLSEIEEDYALLMEAAERLAGNASVPTSSMSEVMSELGISDADLAEAGDVAIE; from the coding sequence ATGGTTTATACCGCCGACGTCCTGAACAGCCTTGTCCCGATCACGCAGTTCAACAGGGGGCAAGCGTCTCGCATCTTTGACAGGCTTCACACCGAAAATCGGCTGATTGTCTTGAAGAATAATCAGCCTGCCGCGGTCATTCTCTCCCCGGCGGAGTTCGGCCGCCTGAGCGAGATCGAGGAAGATTACGCTCTTTTGATGGAAGCTGCCGAGCGCCTGGCGGGCAACGCTTCCGTTCCGACTTCTTCCATGAGCGAAGTCATGTCCGAACTTGGCATCAGCGATGCCGACCTTGCGGAAGCGGGGGACGTTGCAATCGAATGA
- a CDS encoding type II toxin-antitoxin system RelE family toxin, translating into MNWNIEFLEEAKRDLKKLDHTVQIQVLKGIDKVSQNPLPMRDGGYGKPLGHKGGSNLTNLLKIKLRDLGIRVVYKVEYTETTMKIIVISARTDGRAYREAAARRNKHDL; encoded by the coding sequence ATGAACTGGAATATCGAATTTCTGGAAGAAGCGAAAAGAGATCTGAAGAAACTGGATCACACCGTGCAGATACAGGTTTTAAAAGGGATCGATAAAGTCTCCCAAAATCCCCTCCCGATGCGGGACGGCGGATACGGTAAGCCTTTAGGGCACAAAGGCGGAAGCAATCTCACCAATCTTCTGAAGATCAAACTCCGCGACCTCGGTATCCGGGTCGTCTATAAGGTGGAATATACGGAAACGACGATGAAGATCATCGTGATCTCCGCACGCACAGACGGGCGGGCTTATCGGGAAGCAGCCGCCAGAAGAAACAAACATGATCTATGA
- a CDS encoding MATE family efflux transporter yields MDGENRQIIEGVIWKQLLIFFFPILLGTFFQQLYNTVDAIIVGRFLGKEALAAVGGPSGYLVNLLLGFFIGLCSGATVVIAQFFGAGDAERASRAVHTSMALSIAAGAAMSLVGAFLAEPALTAMDTPPEVLPHAVSYLRIYFGGILFMFVYNMGAAVLRAKGDSKRPFYLLVLATIVNIAGDIVFVVHWGWGVAGAAYATVLSQLASAAGVWIFLAREAGAFRLRLRGLLRPDRVILGSVVRIGLPSGLQSTMYSLSNIVIQSTVNGFGVDTVAAWTVCGKVDRMYWLIINALGVAVSTFSGQNFGARKYDRVLRSIGVSAALGTALSLFFGAVFVTWGAPLYGIFTDDPAVISIGMEIIWLIAPWYFAYVPIGALASGMRGTGDSFVPTAMTALGICGFRLLWIWGVVPFDHSVRTVFIGYPVSWALTSAFFLLYHWKGNWMRRSILRAGHKTVRRG; encoded by the coding sequence ATGGACGGGGAAAACAGACAAATCATCGAGGGCGTGATCTGGAAGCAGCTGCTGATCTTTTTCTTCCCGATCCTGTTGGGAACGTTCTTTCAGCAGCTGTACAACACCGTCGACGCCATCATCGTCGGCCGCTTCCTGGGCAAGGAGGCGCTGGCCGCCGTGGGCGGCCCTTCGGGCTATCTGGTCAACCTGCTGCTGGGGTTCTTCATCGGCCTCTGTTCGGGGGCCACGGTGGTGATCGCACAGTTTTTCGGCGCCGGCGACGCCGAGCGCGCCTCACGGGCCGTGCATACGTCGATGGCGCTGTCGATCGCGGCGGGCGCGGCGATGTCGCTGGTCGGCGCCTTCCTGGCGGAGCCGGCGCTGACGGCGATGGACACGCCGCCGGAGGTGCTGCCTCATGCCGTGAGCTATCTGCGGATCTATTTCGGCGGGATCCTGTTCATGTTCGTCTACAACATGGGAGCCGCCGTGCTGCGCGCCAAAGGCGATTCCAAGCGTCCCTTTTACCTGCTCGTGCTGGCCACGATCGTCAACATCGCGGGCGATATCGTCTTCGTCGTTCATTGGGGCTGGGGCGTGGCGGGCGCGGCGTACGCCACGGTCCTGTCGCAGCTGGCCAGCGCCGCGGGCGTATGGATCTTTTTGGCGCGCGAAGCGGGGGCTTTCCGGCTTCGTTTGCGCGGACTCCTCCGTCCCGACCGGGTGATCCTCGGCAGCGTCGTCCGCATCGGATTGCCTTCGGGGCTCCAGTCGACGATGTATTCGCTCTCCAATATCGTCATCCAGTCGACGGTCAACGGCTTCGGCGTCGACACCGTGGCGGCCTGGACGGTGTGCGGCAAGGTCGACCGGATGTACTGGCTGATCATCAACGCGCTCGGCGTGGCCGTGTCGACGTTTTCCGGACAGAATTTCGGCGCCCGCAAATATGACCGCGTCCTGCGCAGCATCGGCGTGAGTGCGGCACTGGGGACGGCGCTCTCGCTGTTTTTCGGCGCGGTTTTCGTGACCTGGGGCGCGCCGCTGTACGGGATCTTTACCGACGATCCCGCCGTGATCTCCATCGGCATGGAGATCATCTGGCTCATCGCGCCCTGGTACTTCGCCTACGTGCCCATTGGCGCGCTGGCCAGCGGCATGCGCGGCACCGGCGATTCATTTGTTCCCACGGCGATGACGGCGCTGGGCATCTGCGGTTTCCGCCTGCTCTGGATCTGGGGCGTGGTGCCGTTCGACCACAGCGTCCGCACCGTTTTCATCGGTTATCCGGTCAGCTGGGCGCTGACGTCGGCCTTTTTCCTGCTTTACCACTGGAAAGGGAACTGGATGCGGCGCAGCATTCTCCGCGCCGGTCACAAGACGGTACGGCGAGGATGA
- the gyrB gene encoding DNA topoisomerase (ATP-hydrolyzing) subunit B translates to MSTQYTAEDIQILEGLDPVRKRPGMYIGDTTTRGLHHCVYEVVDNSVDEALGGFCSEITVTLHADQSVSVSDNGRGIPVDPHPSNGRPALEVVLTVLHAGGKFDNHNYKISGGLHGVGVSVVNALSEWLEVTVYRDGREWHERFERGTPVSGLTGGTPTAKRGTTVTFRPDAEIFDEVAFSAETLGNRFREMAFLIPGLKFIFVDEAEGKTWTYHYEGGVSEFVAYINKGKQTLTPRPIVIRGEKDGVAVEAGFQYTDEYIERLYSFANLINTIEGGTHVAGLRSALTRGINEGARRAGVLKEKDENLSGDDLREGLTCVLSVKLGNPQFEGQTKTKLGNGNVKGIVDSLLYDGILQALEEDPSVIKPIIEKAIKARQAREAAKKARELVRKSALSGLSLPGKLADCSSRTAENCEVYIVEGDSAGGSAKQGRDRKFQAILPLRGKILNVEKARMDKMLGSKEIRVIIQALGCGIGEDFDIGKLRYNKIIIMTDADVDGAHISTLLLTFFFRHMRELIEKGHVYQAVPPLYRVQVGKKVDYLYSDKELRKFMDGLAADGKKAAVQRYKGLGEMNPGQLWETTMDPATRLLKQIELDDLAGADEYFDILMGDRVEPRRQFIEQHAHEVHNLDV, encoded by the coding sequence ATGAGCACTCAGTACACAGCCGAAGACATACAAATTCTGGAAGGGCTCGACCCCGTCCGCAAGCGGCCGGGCATGTACATCGGCGATACGACGACGAGAGGGCTCCACCACTGCGTGTACGAGGTGGTTGACAATTCGGTCGACGAGGCGCTGGGCGGCTTCTGCTCGGAAATCACGGTGACGCTGCACGCCGACCAGAGCGTCAGCGTCAGCGACAACGGCCGCGGCATTCCCGTGGATCCGCATCCCTCCAACGGGCGTCCCGCCCTCGAAGTGGTGCTGACGGTGCTGCACGCCGGCGGCAAGTTCGACAATCACAATTACAAGATCTCCGGCGGCCTGCACGGCGTCGGCGTTTCGGTCGTCAACGCGCTTTCCGAATGGCTGGAGGTCACGGTCTACCGCGACGGCAGGGAATGGCACGAACGTTTCGAGCGCGGCACGCCCGTTTCCGGCCTGACCGGCGGCACGCCGACGGCGAAGCGCGGCACGACGGTGACATTCAGGCCCGACGCGGAAATTTTCGACGAGGTCGCCTTTTCGGCCGAGACGTTGGGCAATCGCTTCCGCGAGATGGCCTTCCTGATCCCGGGACTCAAGTTTATCTTCGTCGACGAAGCCGAAGGCAAGACCTGGACATATCATTACGAAGGCGGCGTCTCGGAGTTCGTCGCCTACATCAACAAGGGCAAACAGACGCTGACGCCCAGACCGATCGTCATCCGCGGCGAAAAGGACGGCGTTGCGGTAGAGGCCGGTTTCCAGTACACCGACGAGTACATCGAAAGGCTTTACTCGTTCGCCAACTTGATCAACACCATCGAAGGCGGCACCCACGTGGCCGGCCTGCGTAGCGCTTTGACTCGCGGCATCAACGAAGGCGCCCGCCGCGCCGGCGTGCTCAAGGAAAAGGACGAGAACCTCTCCGGCGACGACCTGCGCGAAGGCTTGACCTGCGTGCTCTCCGTCAAGCTGGGCAATCCCCAGTTCGAAGGCCAGACCAAGACCAAGCTGGGCAACGGCAACGTCAAGGGCATCGTCGACTCGCTCCTTTACGACGGCATCCTGCAGGCGCTCGAAGAAGACCCGTCGGTGATCAAGCCGATCATCGAAAAGGCCATCAAGGCCCGCCAGGCCCGCGAAGCCGCCAAAAAAGCCCGCGAGCTCGTGCGCAAATCGGCGCTGAGCGGTCTTTCTCTGCCGGGCAAGCTGGCTGACTGCTCCAGCCGCACCGCCGAAAACTGCGAAGTCTACATCGTCGAGGGCGACTCGGCCGGCGGCAGCGCCAAACAGGGACGCGACCGCAAGTTCCAGGCCATTCTGCCCCTGCGCGGCAAGATTCTCAACGTCGAAAAGGCGCGCATGGACAAGATGCTCGGCAGCAAGGAAATCCGCGTCATCATCCAGGCGCTCGGCTGCGGCATCGGCGAAGATTTCGACATCGGCAAGCTGAGATACAACAAGATCATCATCATGACCGACGCCGACGTCGACGGCGCGCATATCAGCACGTTGCTGCTGACGTTTTTCTTCCGCCACATGCGCGAGCTGATCGAGAAAGGACACGTCTATCAAGCCGTGCCGCCGCTCTACCGCGTGCAGGTCGGCAAGAAAGTGGACTATCTTTACAGCGACAAGGAGCTGCGCAAATTCATGGACGGGCTCGCGGCCGACGGCAAAAAAGCCGCCGTGCAGCGCTACAAGGGCTTGGGCGAGATGAATCCCGGCCAGCTTTGGGAGACGACTATGGACCCGGCCACGCGCCTGCTCAAGCAGATCGAGCTGGACGACCTGGCCGGCGCCGACGAATATTTCGACATCCTCATGGGCGACCGCGTCGAACCCCGCCGCCAGTTTATCGAACAGCACGCCCACGAAGTGCACAATCTGGACGTGTGA